In one window of Nicotiana tabacum cultivar K326 chromosome 12, ASM71507v2, whole genome shotgun sequence DNA:
- the LOC142167184 gene encoding uncharacterized protein LOC142167184: MERFINSVGKFSTKPQIYYHNGDYFVLRFANLEERNQVLCTRHHTINNRPIVMKAWTPDFNLHDEVLRTIPLWVRFPNLSLNYWNMKALSKIGSALENPMYANDCTTGTVRISYARMLIEMDITKPLPRRVKMQDPMGNTIEQQISYD; encoded by the coding sequence ATGGAACGATTCATAAATTCAGTGGGTAAATTCTCTACCAAACCTCAGATATATTATCATAATGGAGATTATTTTGTACTCAGATTTGCTAATTTGGAAGAAAGGAACCAAGTGTTATGTACTCGGCATCACACTATCAATAACCGCCCCATTGTGATGAAAGCTTGGACACCAGACTTTAATCTGCACGATGAAGTCTTGAGAACCATTCCTTTGTGGGTGAGGTTCCCAAATCTTTCACTCAATTACTGGAATATGAAGGCACTAAGCAAAATAGGGAGTGCATTGGAAAATCCAATGTATGCTAATGATTGTACAACTGGCACAGTTAGAATTTCTTATGCGAGAATGTTAATTGAGATGGACATCACCAAGCCCCTTCCTAGAAGAGTGAAGATGCAGGACCCAATGGGCAATACAATTGAACAACAGATAAGTTATGATTAG